The following coding sequences are from one Aethina tumida isolate Nest 87 chromosome 2, icAetTumi1.1, whole genome shotgun sequence window:
- the LOC109600558 gene encoding UV radiation resistance-associated gene protein isoform X1: MKNLSHHEECYSLLDVMNFPSTELLLGRQRSRQWVPLLSQQLRLRHITHILAFNITSKKSDSFYFTFHLTPMCAPFYTSEKTKGPNLKWTELNVKNTINTSASALVLRIWQSRDNEMDKIVLTWGINLSGLVYLGNRAVEILPSYFKNNSVIFCIAGGYFSSQRTIRTDLPKPVPFIDNVNVCGDVGTGKVYRKTSVKTQSNEVCKSYSLEKLRRLQALQIAIRNKAVDVEHIKDKINVQKGEGNVKEGVQFAETSSSRANNVRYEPQLLTMNSLNKMLQERPTTLQKQEMIRLKKEIERTRYRTKLLSTERDRKLVLIRQLRQKHAARVEENDIKNSELMENYHALSREAEKLKEIKRNLLHHREIFRHLSSHVQFRRNQLMRQLLCIYPIEKKAENKYVIHNIYLPNSDVLTDCSDVGLSVALGYVTHILTMCSIILQVPLRYPMLHYGSRSYITDNVSPLLPDKEREFPLFARGKDKMQFTYAVYLLNKNIAQLRWLYYIHTPDLKATLPNLLGLLHGPRDRVELTTPFSGAGLLDTLSCAGLEDDPKRHSPSTSGLPCQQLVSLRSFGSSPNICDPILDCLKHERLQQRSASPVSHRTRTGQCSKELAIPEAFLNRQISKDSFKNMALDGCSNLLCCGESSTASRSSSTSSTINLNKIGIANIESCDICVNHDTNTDTIEEGTDPLDPSSNMSTLVSTTVRVHSTDQLPKDESKQNRRLSRSLGSYTEEDTILQLRTSFELGSEPLLNVSNDSKDEVKSLQGQQQFLEKWLETGPNLVCSEESLYPDEILGSTSLNFSTQPLTARTDALMNTKSFNLVRPKQ, from the exons ATGAAAAACTTGTCGCATCATGAAGAATGTTATTCCCTTTTAGATGTCATGAATTTTCCTTCAACGGAGCTATTACTGGGCAGACAAAGGTCTCGACAATGGGTCCCGTTACTGAGCCAACAA CTCAGACTACGGCACATCACTCACATACTGGCATTCAATATTACGTCGAAGAAATCAGATAGTTTCTACTTTACGTTCCATCTGACACCAATGTGTGCACCGTTTTATACTAGTGAGAAAACTAAAGGGCCAAATCTCAAATGGACTGAACTGAATGTTAAAAACACTATCAATACTTCTGCATCTG CTCTGGTGTTAAGAATTTGGCAGAGCCGAGACAATGAAATGGACAAAATCGTATTAACATGGGGGATCAACTTATCCGGCCTGGTCTACCTGGGCAACCGAGCCGTCGAGATTCTGCCTTCgtatttcaaaaacaattcTGTGATATTTTGCATCGCCGGCGGCTATTTCAGCAGCCAGCGCACGATACGTACCGATCTACCGAAACCAGTCCCGTTTATCGATAACGTAAACGTCTGCGGCGACGTTGGCACGGGCAAAGTGTACAGGAAAACGTCCGTCAAAACCCAAAGCAATGAGGTGTGCAAAAGCTACTCGTTGGAGAAGCTGAGGCGGCTGCAGGCGCTGCAGATTGCTATCAGGAATAAGGCGGTGGATGTGGAACACATTAAGGATAAGATCAACGTGCAGAAGGGCGAGGGCAACGTGAAAGAGGGTGTTCAGTTTGCAGAAACCAGTTCTAGTCGGGCGAATAATGTCAGATATGAACCGCAGCTACTGACAATGAATTCGCTTAATAAAATGCTGCAG GAAAGACCCACCACATTACAAAAGCAGGAAATGATAAGACTCAAGAAGGAGATAGAACGGACACGTTATAGGACAAAGTTGTTGTCTACTGAAAGGGACAGGAAATTGGTGCTAATACGCCAACTGAGGCAGAAACATGCAGCACGTGTTGAAGAAAATGATATTAAGA attctGAATTAATGGAGAACTACCATGCTTTGAGTCGGGAGGCTGAAAAACTGAAGGAGATTAAGAGAAACTTGTTGCATCACAGGGAAATATTCCGGCACTTGAGTTCACATGTGCAGTTTCGAAGGAACCAACTGATGAGACAGTTGCTGTGTATTTATCCCATAGAAAAGAAggcagaaaataaatatgttatacacaatatttatttacccaATTCTGATGTGCTTACAG ATTGTTCAGATGTTGGCTTATCGGTAGCTTTAGGATATGTGACACACATTTTAACAATGTGTTCAATAATATTGCAAGTACCTTTGAGATATCCAATGTTGCATTACGGTTCTAGGTCGTACATAACAGACAATGTCTCACCCTTGTTGCCCGACAAAGAAAGGGA atTTCCGTTGTTTGCCCGTGGCAAAGACAAGATGCAGTTTACCTATGCTGTGTACCTCCTGAACAAGAACATAGCCCAGCTCCGCTGGCTCTACTACATTCACACGCCAGATCTGAAGGCAACCCTGCCTAACCTCCTGGGTCTGCTGCACGGCCCCCGCGACCGTGTCGAACTCACCACCCCGTTCTCGGGCGCCGGCCTGCTGGACACGCTCAGCTGCGCCGGCCTAGAAGACGACCCCAAACGCCACTCGCCCTCCACGTCCGGCCTGCCGTGCCAGCAACTCGTTAGTTTACGTAGCTTTGGTTCGAGTCCGAATATATGCGATCCAATTTTAGACTGCTTAAAACACGAGCGACTGCAACAAAGGTCTGCCAGTCCGGTTAGTCACAGGACGAGGACGGGACAGTGCTCGAAGGAGTTGGCGATACCGGAGGCGTTTCTCAACAGGCAGATCAGCAAGGATTCGTTCAAGAACATGGCACTTGACGGGTGCAGCAACTTGCTGTGCTGCG GTGAAAGCTCCACGGCATCTCGATCGTCCTCAACTAGTTCAACAATTAACCTTAACAAAATAGGAATAGCTAACATTGAAAGCTGTGATATATGCGTTAACCACGACACTAACACAGACACAATCGAAGAAGGAACAGACCCATTGGACCCATCATCGAATATGTCCACCTTAGTGTCGACAACAGTGAGAGTTCACAGTACTGATCAACTACCAAAGGACGAGTCAAAGCAAAACAGAAGGCTGAGCAGATCGTTGGGGTCTTACACTGAAGAAGACACCATCCTGCAACTGCGTACGAGTTTCGAGCTGGGCTCTGAACCTCTGCTGAACGTCTCGAACGACTCGAAAGACGAGGTGAAAAGTCTGCAAGGGCAGCAACAGTTTTTGGAAAAGTGGCTGGAAACCGGCCCCAATTTGGTATGCTCCGAGGAGAGTTTGTATCCAGACGAGATTTTAGGTAGCACGTCGTTGAACTTCTCCACCCAACCTCTGACAGCTAGAACCGATGCGTTGATGAACACCAAGTCGTTCAATTTGGTGAGACCGAAACAATAG
- the LOC109600558 gene encoding UV radiation resistance-associated gene protein isoform X2, translated as MNFPSTELLLGRQRSRQWVPLLSQQLRLRHITHILAFNITSKKSDSFYFTFHLTPMCAPFYTSEKTKGPNLKWTELNVKNTINTSASALVLRIWQSRDNEMDKIVLTWGINLSGLVYLGNRAVEILPSYFKNNSVIFCIAGGYFSSQRTIRTDLPKPVPFIDNVNVCGDVGTGKVYRKTSVKTQSNEVCKSYSLEKLRRLQALQIAIRNKAVDVEHIKDKINVQKGEGNVKEGVQFAETSSSRANNVRYEPQLLTMNSLNKMLQERPTTLQKQEMIRLKKEIERTRYRTKLLSTERDRKLVLIRQLRQKHAARVEENDIKNSELMENYHALSREAEKLKEIKRNLLHHREIFRHLSSHVQFRRNQLMRQLLCIYPIEKKAENKYVIHNIYLPNSDVLTDCSDVGLSVALGYVTHILTMCSIILQVPLRYPMLHYGSRSYITDNVSPLLPDKEREFPLFARGKDKMQFTYAVYLLNKNIAQLRWLYYIHTPDLKATLPNLLGLLHGPRDRVELTTPFSGAGLLDTLSCAGLEDDPKRHSPSTSGLPCQQLVSLRSFGSSPNICDPILDCLKHERLQQRSASPVSHRTRTGQCSKELAIPEAFLNRQISKDSFKNMALDGCSNLLCCGESSTASRSSSTSSTINLNKIGIANIESCDICVNHDTNTDTIEEGTDPLDPSSNMSTLVSTTVRVHSTDQLPKDESKQNRRLSRSLGSYTEEDTILQLRTSFELGSEPLLNVSNDSKDEVKSLQGQQQFLEKWLETGPNLVCSEESLYPDEILGSTSLNFSTQPLTARTDALMNTKSFNLVRPKQ; from the exons ATGAATTTTCCTTCAACGGAGCTATTACTGGGCAGACAAAGGTCTCGACAATGGGTCCCGTTACTGAGCCAACAA CTCAGACTACGGCACATCACTCACATACTGGCATTCAATATTACGTCGAAGAAATCAGATAGTTTCTACTTTACGTTCCATCTGACACCAATGTGTGCACCGTTTTATACTAGTGAGAAAACTAAAGGGCCAAATCTCAAATGGACTGAACTGAATGTTAAAAACACTATCAATACTTCTGCATCTG CTCTGGTGTTAAGAATTTGGCAGAGCCGAGACAATGAAATGGACAAAATCGTATTAACATGGGGGATCAACTTATCCGGCCTGGTCTACCTGGGCAACCGAGCCGTCGAGATTCTGCCTTCgtatttcaaaaacaattcTGTGATATTTTGCATCGCCGGCGGCTATTTCAGCAGCCAGCGCACGATACGTACCGATCTACCGAAACCAGTCCCGTTTATCGATAACGTAAACGTCTGCGGCGACGTTGGCACGGGCAAAGTGTACAGGAAAACGTCCGTCAAAACCCAAAGCAATGAGGTGTGCAAAAGCTACTCGTTGGAGAAGCTGAGGCGGCTGCAGGCGCTGCAGATTGCTATCAGGAATAAGGCGGTGGATGTGGAACACATTAAGGATAAGATCAACGTGCAGAAGGGCGAGGGCAACGTGAAAGAGGGTGTTCAGTTTGCAGAAACCAGTTCTAGTCGGGCGAATAATGTCAGATATGAACCGCAGCTACTGACAATGAATTCGCTTAATAAAATGCTGCAG GAAAGACCCACCACATTACAAAAGCAGGAAATGATAAGACTCAAGAAGGAGATAGAACGGACACGTTATAGGACAAAGTTGTTGTCTACTGAAAGGGACAGGAAATTGGTGCTAATACGCCAACTGAGGCAGAAACATGCAGCACGTGTTGAAGAAAATGATATTAAGA attctGAATTAATGGAGAACTACCATGCTTTGAGTCGGGAGGCTGAAAAACTGAAGGAGATTAAGAGAAACTTGTTGCATCACAGGGAAATATTCCGGCACTTGAGTTCACATGTGCAGTTTCGAAGGAACCAACTGATGAGACAGTTGCTGTGTATTTATCCCATAGAAAAGAAggcagaaaataaatatgttatacacaatatttatttacccaATTCTGATGTGCTTACAG ATTGTTCAGATGTTGGCTTATCGGTAGCTTTAGGATATGTGACACACATTTTAACAATGTGTTCAATAATATTGCAAGTACCTTTGAGATATCCAATGTTGCATTACGGTTCTAGGTCGTACATAACAGACAATGTCTCACCCTTGTTGCCCGACAAAGAAAGGGA atTTCCGTTGTTTGCCCGTGGCAAAGACAAGATGCAGTTTACCTATGCTGTGTACCTCCTGAACAAGAACATAGCCCAGCTCCGCTGGCTCTACTACATTCACACGCCAGATCTGAAGGCAACCCTGCCTAACCTCCTGGGTCTGCTGCACGGCCCCCGCGACCGTGTCGAACTCACCACCCCGTTCTCGGGCGCCGGCCTGCTGGACACGCTCAGCTGCGCCGGCCTAGAAGACGACCCCAAACGCCACTCGCCCTCCACGTCCGGCCTGCCGTGCCAGCAACTCGTTAGTTTACGTAGCTTTGGTTCGAGTCCGAATATATGCGATCCAATTTTAGACTGCTTAAAACACGAGCGACTGCAACAAAGGTCTGCCAGTCCGGTTAGTCACAGGACGAGGACGGGACAGTGCTCGAAGGAGTTGGCGATACCGGAGGCGTTTCTCAACAGGCAGATCAGCAAGGATTCGTTCAAGAACATGGCACTTGACGGGTGCAGCAACTTGCTGTGCTGCG GTGAAAGCTCCACGGCATCTCGATCGTCCTCAACTAGTTCAACAATTAACCTTAACAAAATAGGAATAGCTAACATTGAAAGCTGTGATATATGCGTTAACCACGACACTAACACAGACACAATCGAAGAAGGAACAGACCCATTGGACCCATCATCGAATATGTCCACCTTAGTGTCGACAACAGTGAGAGTTCACAGTACTGATCAACTACCAAAGGACGAGTCAAAGCAAAACAGAAGGCTGAGCAGATCGTTGGGGTCTTACACTGAAGAAGACACCATCCTGCAACTGCGTACGAGTTTCGAGCTGGGCTCTGAACCTCTGCTGAACGTCTCGAACGACTCGAAAGACGAGGTGAAAAGTCTGCAAGGGCAGCAACAGTTTTTGGAAAAGTGGCTGGAAACCGGCCCCAATTTGGTATGCTCCGAGGAGAGTTTGTATCCAGACGAGATTTTAGGTAGCACGTCGTTGAACTTCTCCACCCAACCTCTGACAGCTAGAACCGATGCGTTGATGAACACCAAGTCGTTCAATTTGGTGAGACCGAAACAATAG
- the LOC109600563 gene encoding tubulin polyglutamylase complex subunit 2 isoform X2 produces the protein MDKTGFVVDEVSEESFYQNLLLGITKTLDANPCVNNINLKRIRGLKDTDIRAWESNNGVLLSEDLRNFYSSTNGFLYTYNFSYDCTDGSVIGALGKIEMNPLESLVRTYGYETKPKADVEKVDNKYKLSLSRESKVFEISKIDEANKVVLVYLNQHNPASIWLFCSPYAFYFLAENFTTYFRMCIAHLGIPYWQFIVAPEGVPEWSREIFQVIAPGVLQEDRNLIAAYKHEPEELNRIDVSIFTVQNQFIEVENKAMVKKQVSPLMTRKKLKKCTKTSTHNVRHSKRT, from the exons atgga TAAAACCGGATTCGTGGTTGATGAAGTCTCCGAGGaatcattttatcaaaatttactgTTGGGCATCACAAAAACGTTGGATGCCAATCCCTGCGTCAACAACATTAACTTGAAGAGGATACGCGGCCTTAAGGACACGGACATCCGGGCGTGGGAGAGTAACAACGGTGTGCTTCTGTCCGAAGACCTGAGGAACTTCTATTCGTCCACCAACGGCTTCCTTTACACGTACAACTTTTCGTACGACTGCACGGACGGCTCCGTCATAGGTGCGTTGGGCAAAATCGAGATGAATCCGTTGGAGAGTCTCGTCAGGACTTACGGCTACGAAACTAAGCCGAAGGCGGATGTTGAAAAAGTCGACAATAAATACAAGCTGTCATTGTCACGTGAGAGCAAGGTGTTCGAGATTTCGAAAATAGACGAGGCGAACAAGGTGGTACTGGTCTATCTTAATCAGCACAACCCCGCCAGCATCTGGTTATTTTGTTCCCCGTACGCGTTCTACTTCCTGGCCGAAAACTTTACGACTTATTTCAGGATGTGCATCGCCCACCTAGGAATACCTTACTGGCAGTTCATCGTGGCGCCCGAAGGAGTGCCGGAATGGTCCAGGGAGATCTTCCAGGTGATCGCACCGGGTGTTTTACAGGAAGACAGGAACTTAATAGCTGCATACAAACACGAGCCTGAGGAGCTCAACAGGATAGATGTGAGCATATTCACGGTACAAAACCAATTCATTGAGGTCGAGAACAAGGCGATGGTCAAAAAGCAAGTGTCGCCGTTGATGACCAGAAAAAAGCTGAAAAAGTGCACCAAGACCTCCACACACAATGTCAGGCACAGCAAAAGAACGTGA
- the LOC109600563 gene encoding tubulin polyglutamylase complex subunit 2 isoform X3, giving the protein MISKNTMLQEAACIIKTGFVVDEVSEESFYQNLLLGITKTLDANPCVNNINLKRIRGLKDTDIRAWESNNGVLLSEDLRNFYSSTNGFLYTYNFSYDCTDGSVIGALGKIEMNPLESLVRTYGYETKPKADVEKVDNKYKLSLSRESKVFEISKIDEANKVVLVYLNQHNPASIWMCIAHLGIPYWQFIVAPEGVPEWSREIFQVIAPGVLQEDRNLIAAYKHEPEELNRIDVSIFTVQNQFIEVENKAMVKKQVSPLMTRKKLKKCTKTSTHNVRHSKRT; this is encoded by the exons ATGATATCAAAAAACACCATGTTGCAAGAGGCAGCGTGCATAAT TAAAACCGGATTCGTGGTTGATGAAGTCTCCGAGGaatcattttatcaaaatttactgTTGGGCATCACAAAAACGTTGGATGCCAATCCCTGCGTCAACAACATTAACTTGAAGAGGATACGCGGCCTTAAGGACACGGACATCCGGGCGTGGGAGAGTAACAACGGTGTGCTTCTGTCCGAAGACCTGAGGAACTTCTATTCGTCCACCAACGGCTTCCTTTACACGTACAACTTTTCGTACGACTGCACGGACGGCTCCGTCATAGGTGCGTTGGGCAAAATCGAGATGAATCCGTTGGAGAGTCTCGTCAGGACTTACGGCTACGAAACTAAGCCGAAGGCGGATGTTGAAAAAGTCGACAATAAATACAAGCTGTCATTGTCACGTGAGAGCAAGGTGTTCGAGATTTCGAAAATAGACGAGGCGAACAAGGTGGTACTGGTCTATCTTAATCAGCACAACCCCGCCAGCATCTG GATGTGCATCGCCCACCTAGGAATACCTTACTGGCAGTTCATCGTGGCGCCCGAAGGAGTGCCGGAATGGTCCAGGGAGATCTTCCAGGTGATCGCACCGGGTGTTTTACAGGAAGACAGGAACTTAATAGCTGCATACAAACACGAGCCTGAGGAGCTCAACAGGATAGATGTGAGCATATTCACGGTACAAAACCAATTCATTGAGGTCGAGAACAAGGCGATGGTCAAAAAGCAAGTGTCGCCGTTGATGACCAGAAAAAAGCTGAAAAAGTGCACCAAGACCTCCACACACAATGTCAGGCACAGCAAAAGAACGTGA
- the LOC109600563 gene encoding tubulin polyglutamylase complex subunit 2 isoform X1 gives MISKNTMLQEAACIIKTGFVVDEVSEESFYQNLLLGITKTLDANPCVNNINLKRIRGLKDTDIRAWESNNGVLLSEDLRNFYSSTNGFLYTYNFSYDCTDGSVIGALGKIEMNPLESLVRTYGYETKPKADVEKVDNKYKLSLSRESKVFEISKIDEANKVVLVYLNQHNPASIWLFCSPYAFYFLAENFTTYFRMCIAHLGIPYWQFIVAPEGVPEWSREIFQVIAPGVLQEDRNLIAAYKHEPEELNRIDVSIFTVQNQFIEVENKAMVKKQVSPLMTRKKLKKCTKTSTHNVRHSKRT, from the exons ATGATATCAAAAAACACCATGTTGCAAGAGGCAGCGTGCATAAT TAAAACCGGATTCGTGGTTGATGAAGTCTCCGAGGaatcattttatcaaaatttactgTTGGGCATCACAAAAACGTTGGATGCCAATCCCTGCGTCAACAACATTAACTTGAAGAGGATACGCGGCCTTAAGGACACGGACATCCGGGCGTGGGAGAGTAACAACGGTGTGCTTCTGTCCGAAGACCTGAGGAACTTCTATTCGTCCACCAACGGCTTCCTTTACACGTACAACTTTTCGTACGACTGCACGGACGGCTCCGTCATAGGTGCGTTGGGCAAAATCGAGATGAATCCGTTGGAGAGTCTCGTCAGGACTTACGGCTACGAAACTAAGCCGAAGGCGGATGTTGAAAAAGTCGACAATAAATACAAGCTGTCATTGTCACGTGAGAGCAAGGTGTTCGAGATTTCGAAAATAGACGAGGCGAACAAGGTGGTACTGGTCTATCTTAATCAGCACAACCCCGCCAGCATCTGGTTATTTTGTTCCCCGTACGCGTTCTACTTCCTGGCCGAAAACTTTACGACTTATTTCAGGATGTGCATCGCCCACCTAGGAATACCTTACTGGCAGTTCATCGTGGCGCCCGAAGGAGTGCCGGAATGGTCCAGGGAGATCTTCCAGGTGATCGCACCGGGTGTTTTACAGGAAGACAGGAACTTAATAGCTGCATACAAACACGAGCCTGAGGAGCTCAACAGGATAGATGTGAGCATATTCACGGTACAAAACCAATTCATTGAGGTCGAGAACAAGGCGATGGTCAAAAAGCAAGTGTCGCCGTTGATGACCAGAAAAAAGCTGAAAAAGTGCACCAAGACCTCCACACACAATGTCAGGCACAGCAAAAGAACGTGA